In the Deltaproteobacteria bacterium genome, GTCGAGCGGAGCCCCGCCCGCACGCCGCGCGCCATGAGGCCGGCGAGCGCAGGCATCTTGCCCGCCGCGACCAGGGGGTCGATCACCTCGAAGGTCGCCGCATCGACCCCGAAGACGAGCGCCCGGTACCTCATCGCGCGTTGACGGTCGTCGTCGTCGGGCTCATTCCGGGCAGTCCTCGGGTGCGGCTTTGGAGGGACGCCATGCGAGAGACATGCCGGGTGCGGGGTGACCCGGTCGCACGAGAAATCGTGCAACGGCGCGCGACGACGCGCGGCCGCCAGGGGTCCCGTCTATCCGCCCACCCGTGCGAACGCCACGAAGAACGGCAGGGCGACGAGGAACGTGCCCTTTCGCTGCAGCTCCTCGAGGCCGGACCGCCACGCCGCCGCCTGCTCGGCGGCGAGCGCGCCCTCGGCAACCGCGGCCGCGAGGAGCTCGCGCAGCAGGAGCACCTTGTCCGCGTAGTCGAGGTCGTAGACCAGCCGCACCTCGGGCCGCATCCGCACCTCGGCCGCACCCGCCTCGACGCACAGGCGGCGCACGCGGCGGCCGATGTCGGCATGGCGGAGCCCGCGCGCGTGCCGGGCGACGACCTGCTGCGCCACCGCGGGGTCGAGCGAGTCGATGACGTAGGCATGGTAGTCCGCCTCGGCGATCACGACCGTGCCGCCCGGCCGGACGACACGGATCATCTCGCGCACGACCTGCGCGGGGTCCGTCACATGCACCAGTACCCGCTCCGTCCAGGCCGCGTCGAAGGCGCCGCCGTCGAAGGGCAGCGCGTGTGCGTCGGCGGTGCGAAACTCGACGGGCAGCCCGCTGCCGGCGAGACGGGCGGCGGCACGCTCCACCATCGCCGCGCTGTGATCGATGCCGATCACCTTGCCGGCCGGCGCCACCAGCTCGGCGAGCAGGCTCGCGTCGAACCCGACGCCGCAGCCGACGTCCAGCACGCGGTGGCCGGCGGCGATGCCGGCGGCTTCGGCGCGCTTGCGGTTCAGCCGGCGGACGCGCTCGTCCGTGCCGATGTGCTCCAGGTACTTCGCGAAGGCCTCGGGTGTACCGGTCCGATCGACGTCCTGAAAACCGCCTCCGAGAAGCCGATTCGCCATCCCCTGCCTCGAGGCGTTGGGCCTCGTGCTGCGGCGACCGGTAGCAGACTCGCGGCGCAGCAGCCATGCAGCCGTTGCGCCGACCGTGGAATCCTGCTTCCACGTGTCGGATGAGACGATCCCTCCTTCGGGGAGCCGCCCTCGGCCTCGCCATGGCCGCCGCGGCGCTCGCCACCGATCATCCGATCGAGGGCGACCGGCTCCTGTTGACGGATCCTTCCAGCCCCGCCCGACGCGTGGTCCGGTTCCGGGCCGCGCGCGACCCGGCGATCGATCCCCGCGCCGCCGCCGATCCGCGGTCGGTGGGCGCGACCCTCGAGATCGCCGGCAGTGGCGCGGGCGACGGCGCCAGCGGCACGATCTCGCTCGATCCCGGGCGCTGGACCGGGCTCGGCCGCCCGGCGGGGGCCGCGGGCTACCGCTGGGACGACCGCGCCGCGACCAACGGCATCCGCCGGGTCATGTTCCGCAAGGGGGTGAAGAACACGGGCATGCTCGTCGTGACCGGCGGCGGCGTGGCGTGGCCGTACCGCGTGACCCAGCCCCAGGTGGCGATCGACGTGCGCTTCACGGTCGGGACGACCGACGTCTACTGTGCGCACTTCACGAGCTTCTCCCGCAACGCGCCCCCCCGGGTGCTCGGGAGCGATGCGCCGCCGCCGTCGAGCTGCGGGAGCATTCCCCCCGGGCCGTGCGGCAACGGGCTGGCGGAGGGCACCGAGGAGTGCGACGACGGCAACGCCGTGAGCGGCGACGGCTGCTCGGCCACCTGTCAGCTCGAGAACGCGTCCGCCGTCTGCGCGGGGGTGCCGACGGTCGCCGGCTCGGCGATCCGCTCCGTGCGCATCGCCGCAGGGCTCGAGAAGCCCGTCGACGTGGCGGCGGCCCCGCTCGACCCGAACCGCGTGTTCGTGGTCGAGCAGCCCGGTCGCATCCGCATCATCAAGAACGACGTGCTCCAGTCCACCGCCTTCCTCAACATCGCGGGCAAGGTCTCGTGCTGCACCGAGCGCGGTCTGCTGAGCATCGCCTTCCACCCCGACTACGAGTCGAACGGGCTCTTCTTCGTCAACTACACGAACACGGCGGGGAACACGGTGATCGCGCGCTATCAGGTGAGCGCCGACCCCGACGTCGCCGACGCGATGAGCGAGCACATCCTGATCACCATCGCCCAGCCCTTCGCGAACCACAACGGCGGCGACAACGTCTTCGGCCCGGACGGGTTCCTCTACGTCGGCATGGGCGACGGCGGCAGCGGGGGCGACCCGAACAACAACGCGCAGAACGACGCCTCCCTCCTGGGGAAGCTGCTGCGCATCGACCCCGTCACCGAGGCCGTCCAGATCTGGGCGAAGGGGCTCCGCAACCCCTGGCGCTTCAGCTTCGATCGCGGCACGGGCGACCTCTACATCGCCGACGTCGGGCAGGATTCGTGGGAGGAGGTCGACGTCCAGCCCGCCCCGACCGTCGTGGGCGTCAACTACGGCTGGCACATCATGGAAGGCCGCCACTGCTTCAACCCCATGAGCGGCTGCAACATGACGGGGCTCACGCTCCCGGTCCTCGAGTACGATCACTCGAACGGCTGCTCGATCACCGGCGGCTTCGTGTACCGGGGCTGCCGGATGCCGGACCTGCGCGGCACCTACTTCTACTCCGACTACTGCTCGGCGTTCATCCGCACCTTCAAGGGCGTGAGCGGCGGCGACGCGCAGAACCTGGCCGACCGGACGGCCGACCTGGCGCCGGGCGGCGGCCTCGCGATCGACAGCGTCACCTCGTTCGGCGAGGACACGCGCGGCGAGCTCTACATCGCCGACTACGGCGGGGGCGGGACGTCCGACGGGGAGATCTACCGGATCGTCCCGGGCAGCTGATCGGCCGGACGGCGCCTCACGGCGAGCAGAGGTCTGCCGAAGCGCCGCACTTCGGTGGAATGGCGGCGCGCCCTGTTGTAGCAGTGGCCCGCAATGGCTGAAACGAACATCACGGATCTTCTCGAGGCGCTTCGATCTTACCGACCGGAGCGAATCTACCTCGTCGGGTCGTACGCGCGCGGCGAGGAGGACGAGCTGAGCGACATCGATCTCGTGATCATCAAAGATACGACGGCGCCGTTCTTGGAGCGGATGCGGGAGGTGGGACGGTTGCTTCCCGCCGAGCTCGGGGGCATCGACCTGCTCGTCTACTCGCCGGGCGAGTTCGCGGCGATGCTCGCCGCCGGGAACGCGTTTGCGGAGATGGTCGCCGAGGAGGGGCGGCTCGTCTATGACGCAAAAGCGCAAGGGTGAAGCCACCCGGTGGTTCCAGCAGGCCGCGCACGACCTCAGGGCCGCGCGCTGGAACGTGCAGGGTGGGTTTCACGACACCGCCTGCTTCCTGTCGCAGCAGGCCGGGGAGAAGGCGTTGAAGTCGCTCTTGTACTACGTGGGCGCGCGGCGAGCCGCTCTCCTGACGCACTCGCTCGTCGAGATGATCACGCACGCCGCGAAGCAGATCCCGGGCCTGAAGGGATTCATCGAGGACGCCCGGGAACTCGACCTCCACTACATCCCCTCAAGGTACCCGAACGGTCTGCCGAGCGGCTACCCGCATGCCTTCTACGGAAGGGCGACCGCAGACAAAGCCGTCGAGGCGGCCCAACGGATCATCGACGCCGTCGCCGGCCACTACCGCGGTGCCGGCGAGCACGACATCCTCGAACCGCCCGACGAGCAGTAAACCGATTCCGCGCGGCGGCGCGCGGAAATCAGCGGCCAGCAGCCGGCGACTCCAGATCGAAACGCACGCCGCCGATCCACAGGCTCTCGCCGTTCGTGCGGAGTCCACGGTCGCGCGCGACCGCCAGTGCACGCGGCGCGCTGGTGGCGGCAAGCCCCACCGCCGCGAGGCAAGCCCCACCGCCGCGATGCCCTCGGTCCCGGGACCGGCAGCCACGAAGCGGATCACGCCCGGCTGGAGCGCCAGCGTGAACGCCGTGCCGGCGCGACGGGGCGGGGGAAAGCCAAGCACCT is a window encoding:
- a CDS encoding nucleotidyltransferase domain-containing protein, with protein sequence MAETNITDLLEALRSYRPERIYLVGSYARGEEDELSDIDLVIIKDTTAPFLERMREVGRLLPAELGGIDLLVYSPGEFAAMLAAGNAFAEMVAEEGRLVYDAKAQG
- a CDS encoding HEPN domain-containing protein; this translates as MTQKRKGEATRWFQQAAHDLRAARWNVQGGFHDTACFLSQQAGEKALKSLLYYVGARRAALLTHSLVEMITHAAKQIPGLKGFIEDARELDLHYIPSRYPNGLPSGYPHAFYGRATADKAVEAAQRIIDAVAGHYRGAGEHDILEPPDEQ
- a CDS encoding methyltransferase domain-containing protein; this encodes MANRLLGGGFQDVDRTGTPEAFAKYLEHIGTDERVRRLNRKRAEAAGIAAGHRVLDVGCGVGFDASLLAELVAPAGKVIGIDHSAAMVERAAARLAGSGLPVEFRTADAHALPFDGGAFDAAWTERVLVHVTDPAQVVREMIRVVRPGGTVVIAEADYHAYVIDSLDPAVAQQVVARHARGLRHADIGRRVRRLCVEAGAAEVRMRPEVRLVYDLDYADKVLLLRELLAAAVAEGALAAEQAAAWRSGLEELQRKGTFLVALPFFVAFARVGG